The following are from one region of the Gossypium hirsutum isolate 1008001.06 chromosome D03, Gossypium_hirsutum_v2.1, whole genome shotgun sequence genome:
- the LOC107950179 gene encoding uncharacterized protein produces the protein MNFYLKLQMKNTLLVRHFVSLLIVGFCCLSSVPVLAQNGPLTDYVKLISGGVNLGAWNNEISELPQASVPTTYESPSTLVLAAQRTNRPDLLRHFKHYHGGWNITNRHYWASVGFTGAVGFIFAALWLVSFGLVLLAYHYCRWRVNIKGKRTDHSQTICLILLILFTSAAAIGCILLSVGQDEFHGEVLHSLKYVVNQSDYTVQILNNVTQYLSLAKTINMAELFLPSNVIADTDKLNIDLNAAADTLTEKTDENAVKIRRVFNAVYSPPKPFDISSLLSN, from the exons ATGAACTTTTACTTAAAGCTGCAAATGAAGAACACCCTTTTAGTTAGACACTTCGTTTCCTTGCTTATTGttggattttgttgtttgagctcAGTTCCAGTTTTGGCTCAAAATGGACCGCTCACAGATTATGTCAAGCTCATTTCTG GAGGGGTGAATTTAGGTGCATGGAATAATGAGATATCAGAACTGCCACAAGCATCAGTGCCAACAACTTATGAGTCTCCAAGCACGCTGGTGTTGGCAGCACAAAGGACAAATAGGCCAGACCTTCTGCGCCATTTCAAGCATTATCATGGTGGTTGGAATATTACCAACCGCCACTACTGGGCT TCAGTTGGATTTACTGGGGCAGTGGGATTCATATTTGCTGCGTTGTGGCTTGTTTCTTTTGGTTTGGTTCTTTTGGCATATCATTACTGCAGATGGAGAGTAAACATCAAAGGAAAAAGAACAGATCATTCTCAAACAATTTGTCTTATACTACTCATATTGTTCACTAGCGCTGCAGC GATTGGATGCATTCTTCTTTCGGTTGGGCAAGATGAGTTTCATGGTGAAGTGTTGCATTCTTTGAAATATGTtgtaaaccagtcagactacacTGTGCAAATCCTAAATAATGTTACACAATACCTTTCTCTTGCAAAAACCATCAATATGGCCGAGTTGTTCCTTCCTTCCAATGTCATTGCTGACACCGACAAGTTGAACATAGATCTAAATGCAGCAGCAGATACACTTACAGAGAAGACCGATGAAAACGCTGTCAAAATAAGAAGAGTCTTCAATGCTGTGTATAGTCCCCCTAAACCATTTGATATTTCCTCATTATTGTCAAACTAG